Proteins encoded together in one Lysinibacillus sp. FSL K6-0232 window:
- a CDS encoding glycosyltransferase family 2 protein, with the protein MANTLFFISLFLIWVMLLYHMFLMEGGYLHFRSFEKPIDQWSKRMRNVPSVSVFIPAHNEALVIEQTLRAMSRLYYPKDKLEIIVINDNSSDDTGVIASKYAEKFPFIRVMETVEPNKGKGKSSALNAALADSAGEIVVVYDADNTPERMAVWYLVMGLINDPKAAATVGKFRVINAAETWLTRFINIETICFQWMAQGGRWKWFKVATIPGTNFAIRRSILEQLGGWDVKALAEDTELTIRVYNLGYHIHFFPKAITWEQEPETLKVWWKQRTRWARGNQYVVLKFLSQFFTLKRKSIIFDLFYFFFTYFLFFFGVILSNALFIINLFYDIGLTVGDIALVLWVLAFLLFLGEVMITLSIEKTEMNRKNFFYVILMYFTYSQMWIVLVVWSLLLEIKRMLTGQEVQWYKTERFSKQSDKGADK; encoded by the coding sequence ATGGCTAATACATTATTTTTTATTTCACTTTTCCTCATTTGGGTCATGCTGCTTTACCATATGTTTTTAATGGAAGGCGGTTATTTACATTTTCGCTCATTTGAAAAGCCAATCGATCAATGGTCTAAAAGGATGCGTAATGTGCCATCCGTTAGTGTCTTTATTCCTGCACATAATGAGGCGCTCGTTATTGAACAAACATTACGGGCTATGTCGCGTTTGTATTATCCAAAAGATAAGCTAGAGATCATTGTCATAAATGATAATTCCTCAGATGACACAGGGGTAATCGCCTCTAAATATGCTGAGAAATTTCCATTTATTCGTGTGATGGAAACTGTAGAGCCAAACAAAGGAAAAGGAAAGTCCTCTGCATTAAATGCAGCCCTAGCTGATTCGGCAGGAGAAATTGTCGTAGTTTATGATGCGGATAATACCCCTGAGCGCATGGCAGTCTGGTATTTAGTAATGGGACTTATCAATGATCCAAAGGCAGCCGCCACAGTAGGGAAGTTTCGCGTTATTAATGCTGCAGAAACCTGGCTGACACGTTTTATTAATATCGAAACAATTTGTTTCCAGTGGATGGCACAAGGTGGTCGCTGGAAATGGTTTAAGGTAGCAACAATTCCTGGGACAAACTTTGCCATTCGTCGTTCGATTTTAGAGCAGCTAGGTGGCTGGGATGTCAAAGCTTTAGCAGAAGATACAGAGCTGACCATTCGTGTTTATAATTTAGGCTATCATATTCACTTTTTTCCAAAGGCTATTACATGGGAGCAGGAGCCTGAAACACTCAAAGTATGGTGGAAGCAACGAACAAGATGGGCAAGAGGTAACCAATATGTCGTCCTTAAATTTTTAAGTCAATTTTTTACATTAAAAAGAAAAAGTATTATTTTTGATTTATTTTACTTTTTCTTTACGTATTTCCTATTTTTCTTTGGCGTTATTTTATCCAATGCTTTGTTTATCATTAATTTATTTTATGATATTGGATTGACTGTTGGTGATATTGCCCTTGTTTTATGGGTATTAGCCTTTTTACTATTCCTAGGTGAAGTGATGATAACCTTAAGTATTGAAAAAACAGAAATGAATCGAAAAAATTTCTTTTACGTTATACTGATGTATTTTACGTACTCTCAAATGTGGATTGTGCTTGTTGTTTGGTCATTGCTATTAGAAATAAAGCGCATGTTGACTGGACAAGAAGTGCAATGGTATAAGACAGAGCGATTTTCAAAGCAATCAGATAAAGGGGCAGACAAATGA
- a CDS encoding DUF2334 domain-containing protein: MRSNYCLWLIMGWLCFYTWHIDHTVYAADAQKDVALIYVTSNKQPNEDVQAVQQILQAYTSVDTIALEDIYPHSLQRYERIVVINTYSTVLPAKALDALNQFQGPALMIGDNALQLAPFAQWQEGPVVELRALGAESLNKPVQWESVQPTANAKIIKMASAINQSYPFIIQQQNWSFIGAFINEGTLQYNWPALLGELLQLPKPQAHQAFIVLSDITMKTNVQKLKKVVDAFAEHNIPVALEVTPIIVEEQVNYLHDNKTLLRYLQQLQKEGYTFILSAATSMEQSLEYLALRNIYPTMGTDNSALFTSSIQQGNQSLYSAQLDNHIIYPLTAGTVMDSAMYPFYPVKQQIDLLLKAPGSVIGMQYPAYSDAAYVQELADYLTNHPQIKLINFRQTKQQVKSENITIVQHENGEQMVHLSLTNFQRLKILWNERPFESILWALVLIVSLFVALFFMNTLRLRITLRKRLFEERKTNG; encoded by the coding sequence ATGCGCTCTAACTATTGCCTTTGGCTGATAATGGGCTGGCTTTGTTTTTATACATGGCATATAGATCATACGGTATACGCGGCAGATGCTCAAAAGGACGTTGCATTAATTTATGTCACAAGCAATAAGCAGCCTAATGAGGATGTACAAGCAGTACAACAAATACTACAAGCTTATACATCGGTAGATACGATTGCTTTAGAAGATATCTATCCGCACAGCCTCCAGCGCTATGAGCGAATCGTTGTGATTAATACGTATTCAACAGTGCTACCAGCAAAGGCACTTGATGCACTAAATCAATTTCAAGGACCAGCTTTAATGATTGGTGACAATGCGTTGCAGCTTGCACCTTTTGCACAATGGCAGGAAGGTCCCGTAGTAGAGCTGCGAGCACTTGGAGCGGAAAGTTTGAACAAACCTGTTCAGTGGGAAAGCGTGCAACCGACTGCCAATGCAAAAATTATCAAGATGGCTTCAGCTATCAATCAGTCATATCCGTTTATTATCCAGCAGCAGAATTGGTCATTTATTGGGGCTTTTATTAATGAGGGCACATTGCAATATAATTGGCCAGCGCTACTAGGTGAGCTATTACAGTTACCGAAGCCACAAGCACATCAAGCGTTTATTGTGTTAAGTGATATTACGATGAAAACAAATGTCCAAAAGCTAAAAAAGGTTGTAGATGCATTTGCAGAGCACAATATACCAGTTGCTCTTGAAGTAACACCGATTATAGTGGAGGAACAAGTCAATTACTTACATGATAATAAAACATTATTACGTTATTTACAGCAATTACAAAAAGAAGGCTATACATTTATTCTTTCTGCTGCTACTTCAATGGAGCAAAGTCTTGAATATTTAGCGCTTCGTAACATCTATCCAACAATGGGTACTGATAATAGTGCGCTTTTTACAAGTAGCATTCAACAAGGCAATCAGTCATTGTATAGCGCACAGCTAGACAATCATATTATTTATCCCCTAACAGCAGGAACGGTGATGGACTCAGCTATGTATCCTTTCTATCCTGTGAAACAGCAAATTGATTTGCTATTAAAAGCGCCCGGTTCCGTTATCGGTATGCAATATCCTGCTTATAGTGATGCAGCTTATGTACAGGAGCTTGCAGATTATTTAACTAACCATCCACAGATTAAGCTCATTAATTTTCGTCAAACGAAGCAGCAAGTAAAATCGGAGAATATTACCATTGTTCAGCATGAAAATGGCGAACAAATGGTTCATCTTTCATTGACAAATTTTCAGCGTTTAAAAATTCTATGGAATGAAAGGCCATTTGAATCCATTTTATGGGCGCTTGTTTTAATTGTTTCATTGTTTGTAGCATTATTTTTTATGAATACTTTACGTTTACGTATTACCTTGCGTAAAAGGTTATTTGAGGAGAGGAAAACGAATGGCTAA
- a CDS encoding diguanylate cyclase domain-containing protein, whose translation MRTTMNWNRAIFLYGVLLILLLQIPSYFLLRLNAESLLLYAFLLVLLLLTLWRGTVFGLISSLIFIFITGSTLLYTGISGTVTFLNASFSMQMFFAYGIMLLLLILCAGKIHELMKEQEHYLKKLQEDVRNYVAIDVETGFDNESRMRISVNEEMRRSDRHKHTFVFIVLMLENYNQFQQLYGAKEVQHLWQQLSQKIQQTVRATDKKFRFRDNYIGLLLIDTTDQHMEIIYNKLDQALKNHQLLNGKWVTLSYKTSFFTYYPLMEATFDVLLAELEREMKTNAL comes from the coding sequence ATGCGCACAACGATGAACTGGAATAGAGCCATTTTTCTTTATGGGGTGCTATTAATTTTATTGCTGCAAATACCTTCTTATTTTTTATTGCGGCTAAATGCTGAAAGTTTATTATTGTATGCTTTTCTGCTGGTGCTCTTACTACTTACACTTTGGAGAGGAACTGTTTTTGGACTTATTAGTAGCCTTATTTTTATTTTTATTACAGGCTCAACATTACTGTATACAGGTATATCGGGTACTGTAACATTTTTAAATGCTTCCTTTTCCATGCAGATGTTTTTTGCCTATGGCATTATGTTATTGCTGTTAATTCTTTGTGCGGGAAAGATACATGAATTAATGAAGGAGCAGGAACACTATTTAAAGAAGCTGCAAGAAGATGTAAGGAACTATGTCGCAATAGATGTAGAAACAGGCTTTGATAATGAATCACGTATGCGTATAAGCGTCAATGAAGAAATGCGTAGGTCTGACCGACATAAGCATACATTTGTTTTTATAGTATTAATGCTTGAGAACTATAATCAGTTTCAGCAGCTTTACGGTGCAAAGGAAGTTCAGCATTTATGGCAGCAGCTTTCGCAAAAAATTCAACAGACGGTTAGAGCCACTGATAAAAAATTTCGCTTTCGTGACAATTATATTGGGCTATTGCTTATTGATACAACAGACCAACATATGGAAATAATTTATAATAAATTAGATCAAGCTTTAAAAAATCATCAATTGCTTAATGGTAAATGGGTGACATTAAGCTATAAAACAAGCTTCTTTACCTATTATCCATTGATGGAAGCAACGTTTGATGTATTGCTGGCAGAGCTGGAAAGAGAGATGAAAACAAATGCGCTCTAA
- a CDS encoding hydrolase: MFTVEEACLVVVDVQGKLATIVDDSETVIGNVARLVQAMQALEVPILWLEQNPSRLGGTALEIAQHLQGQAIAKMAFSACQEEAFVKAMKESGRSQFIVTGIETHICVYQTARQLKEQGFEVEVVVDAVSSRTKANKDIGLAKMQALGIAPTSTEMILYELLQRADHPQFKTILQLVK, encoded by the coding sequence ATGTTTACAGTGGAAGAAGCGTGTTTAGTTGTTGTAGATGTGCAAGGAAAGCTCGCAACAATTGTAGATGATAGTGAAACGGTAATTGGGAATGTAGCAAGGCTAGTACAGGCAATGCAAGCATTGGAGGTGCCGATTTTATGGCTGGAGCAAAATCCAAGTCGATTAGGGGGCACAGCACTGGAGATTGCCCAACATTTACAGGGACAGGCAATAGCGAAAATGGCTTTTAGTGCGTGTCAAGAAGAAGCATTTGTCAAGGCTATGAAAGAAAGTGGTCGTTCACAATTTATTGTGACAGGCATTGAAACACATATTTGTGTATATCAAACAGCAAGACAACTGAAGGAGCAAGGTTTTGAGGTTGAGGTTGTGGTGGATGCTGTGTCCTCTCGCACTAAGGCGAATAAAGATATTGGGCTAGCTAAAATGCAGGCGCTCGGTATTGCTCCAACAAGCACAGAAATGATTTTATACGAACTGTTACAACGTGCCGACCATCCACAATTTAAAACAATTTTACAGCTTGTAAAATAA
- the serC gene encoding 3-phosphoserine/phosphohydroxythreonine transaminase translates to MTKRAYNFNAGPSALPQEVLEKAQKQLVNFRDSGMSIMEMSHRSAIFDIVHNEAIALLKELYAIPENYEVLFLQGGASLQFTMVPMNFLTTEQQASYVLTGSWSEKAFKEAKLFGTPVEAASTKDQQYRSIPALEDIHFTEDDAYVHITSNNTIYGTQWKKFPETGNVPLIADMSSDILSKPIDIEKFGLIYAGAQKNLGPSGVTVVIIRKDLLEKAHKTIPTMLKYTTHADSNSLYNTPPTFGIYMLGEVLKWVAAKGGVAEIEKHNELKAKVIYDAIDNSNGFYKGHATPESRSLMNITFRVADEELEQQFLTEAKAAGFVGLNGHRSVGGCRASTYNAVPLEACEALRDFMVDFQQKHQA, encoded by the coding sequence TTGACAAAACGTGCATACAATTTTAATGCAGGTCCATCTGCACTACCACAAGAAGTATTAGAAAAAGCTCAGAAACAATTAGTAAACTTCCGTGATTCAGGTATGTCCATTATGGAAATGAGTCACCGTAGTGCTATTTTCGACATCGTACATAATGAAGCCATTGCTTTACTTAAGGAGCTTTATGCTATCCCTGAAAATTATGAGGTGCTATTCCTACAAGGCGGTGCAAGCCTTCAATTTACAATGGTTCCTATGAATTTTTTAACAACGGAGCAACAAGCTAGCTACGTATTAACAGGGTCATGGTCTGAAAAAGCCTTCAAGGAAGCAAAACTATTTGGTACACCTGTTGAAGCAGCAAGCACAAAAGACCAGCAATATCGCAGTATTCCTGCCTTAGAGGATATTCATTTTACTGAAGACGATGCTTATGTGCATATTACTTCAAATAATACAATCTACGGTACACAATGGAAGAAGTTCCCTGAAACAGGAAATGTACCATTAATCGCCGATATGTCTAGTGATATTTTGTCAAAGCCTATTGATATTGAAAAATTCGGCTTAATCTACGCAGGGGCACAAAAAAATCTTGGGCCTTCAGGTGTAACAGTCGTTATTATTCGCAAAGACCTACTTGAAAAAGCGCATAAAACGATTCCAACAATGCTAAAATACACAACGCATGCAGATAGTAATTCTCTTTATAATACACCTCCAACATTTGGTATCTATATGCTAGGAGAGGTCTTAAAATGGGTAGCCGCTAAAGGTGGCGTTGCTGAAATTGAGAAGCATAATGAATTGAAGGCAAAAGTTATTTATGATGCCATTGATAATAGCAATGGTTTCTATAAAGGACATGCGACACCAGAAAGTCGCTCACTTATGAATATTACATTCCGCGTTGCAGATGAAGAACTTGAACAGCAATTCCTTACTGAGGCGAAAGCAGCGGGCTTTGTAGGGCTAAATGGGCATCGTTCTGTAGGTGGCTGCCGTGCTTCCACTTATAATGCCGTACCATTAGAGGCATGTGAAGCTTTACGAGATTTTATGGTAGATTTCCAACAAAAGCATCAAGCATAA
- a CDS encoding Fur family transcriptional regulator encodes MNVSRAWEILKENGYKKTDKRELILDMFAATDKYLTARDLLDVLKKDFPGMSFDTIYRNLATFVKLGILEETELSGERNFRMHCESPHHHHHFICMDCGNVKELHLCPMEMLGEKLPDYEIESHKFEIYGKCPDCKQ; translated from the coding sequence ATGAATGTTTCAAGAGCGTGGGAAATTTTAAAAGAAAATGGCTATAAAAAAACAGATAAACGGGAGTTAATATTAGATATGTTTGCAGCAACCGATAAATATCTAACAGCCCGTGATTTACTGGATGTTTTGAAAAAAGATTTTCCAGGAATGAGCTTTGATACGATTTATCGCAACCTTGCTACATTTGTAAAGCTTGGAATTTTAGAGGAAACAGAGCTATCAGGAGAGCGTAATTTCCGTATGCACTGTGAATCACCTCATCATCACCATCATTTTATTTGTATGGATTGTGGCAATGTGAAAGAGCTGCATCTTTGTCCAATGGAAATGCTGGGCGAAAAACTACCTGATTATGAAATTGAAAGCCATAAATTCGAAATCTACGGGAAATGCCCGGATTGTAAACAATAG
- a CDS encoding metal ABC transporter permease, with the protein MIEAILHYEFLQNAFFSGLLIGVLAPLLGVFIVVRRLSLIADALSHVTLAGIAGSLYISQSVTALAMLNPIYLGILASVSGSILIERLRRLYKHYEELAIPIIMSGGIGISAIFISLASGFSTDLMSYLFGSVSAVSRQDLWVVIGIAAIVIIFLSLFFKELFVLSFDEEYAKASGLPARSIHLLFMIITALVIAASMRIVGILLVSSLMTLPVAAAMRLAKGFKQTIIYAIIFGEAAVLIGLTSAFYMDLAPGGTIVVTSILILLLVILGKKIAFKMAAKQEEVAP; encoded by the coding sequence ATGATTGAAGCAATTTTACATTATGAATTTTTACAAAACGCCTTTTTCTCAGGGCTATTAATCGGTGTATTAGCACCACTTTTAGGCGTGTTTATTGTTGTGCGCAGGCTATCATTAATTGCAGATGCTCTATCACACGTAACGCTCGCGGGAATAGCGGGCAGCTTATATATCAGTCAATCTGTAACAGCTCTAGCCATGTTAAACCCCATCTATTTAGGAATACTAGCCTCTGTGAGTGGCTCGATTTTAATTGAACGATTAAGACGTTTATATAAGCATTATGAGGAGCTGGCGATTCCAATTATTATGTCGGGGGGAATTGGCATTAGTGCCATCTTTATCTCACTGGCAAGCGGCTTTAGCACGGATTTAATGAGCTATTTATTTGGCTCGGTATCCGCTGTATCGCGTCAGGATTTATGGGTAGTAATTGGTATTGCTGCAATTGTGATTATCTTTTTATCTTTATTTTTTAAAGAGCTATTTGTGCTATCATTTGATGAGGAATATGCTAAAGCAAGCGGTCTTCCTGCACGCTCGATTCATCTTTTATTTATGATTATTACAGCTCTTGTGATTGCAGCAAGTATGCGTATCGTAGGTATTTTATTAGTATCATCGCTAATGACATTACCTGTGGCGGCTGCGATGCGATTAGCAAAGGGCTTTAAGCAAACCATTATTTATGCGATTATTTTTGGGGAAGCGGCTGTATTAATTGGCTTAACGAGCGCATTTTATATGGATTTAGCACCAGGGGGTACGATTGTTGTCACTTCTATTTTGATCTTGCTATTAGTAATTCTAGGAAAGAAAATAGCATTTAAAATGGCTGCGAAGCAGGAGGAGGTAGCACCATGA
- a CDS encoding metal ABC transporter ATP-binding protein, translating into MKSTLIDIQNVSFQYDYTQVLKNISFRVEEGDFLALLGPNGSGKSTLLKIILGLLKPLSGEIQLFGEPSATFKHREWIGYVSQKSNAFNSGFPATVQEVVKSGLTKKLGLFKRPGRNAKEQVERALKAVGMDAFMHRNIGELSGGQQQRVFIARALVSDPKLLILDEPTVGIDHENVQSFYDMLATLNREQGITMILVTHDVDTVSNRISHVACLNQTIHFHGYKNEFDNISQDALDKWYGHSVRKIH; encoded by the coding sequence ATGAAATCAACACTTATCGACATTCAAAATGTGTCATTCCAATATGACTATACACAGGTTTTAAAAAACATTTCCTTTCGTGTAGAAGAGGGCGATTTTTTAGCCCTTCTTGGACCCAATGGCTCAGGTAAATCAACATTATTAAAAATTATTTTAGGTTTATTAAAGCCACTATCAGGTGAGATACAACTTTTTGGTGAACCAAGTGCAACCTTTAAGCACCGTGAATGGATTGGGTATGTTTCGCAAAAATCCAATGCCTTTAACTCTGGCTTTCCAGCAACCGTGCAGGAGGTTGTGAAAAGCGGATTAACCAAAAAATTAGGGCTTTTTAAAAGACCCGGGCGCAATGCGAAAGAGCAAGTAGAGAGAGCTTTAAAGGCAGTTGGTATGGATGCTTTTATGCATCGCAATATTGGTGAACTATCAGGTGGTCAACAGCAACGTGTTTTTATTGCAAGAGCTTTAGTCAGCGATCCAAAACTGCTTATTTTAGATGAACCAACTGTTGGCATTGACCACGAGAATGTGCAGTCATTTTATGATATGCTGGCGACATTAAATCGGGAACAGGGAATTACGATGATTCTTGTGACGCATGATGTTGACACAGTATCCAATCGTATTAGTCATGTAGCATGCTTAAATCAAACGATTCACTTCCATGGCTATAAAAATGAATTTGATAATATTTCTCAGGATGCACTGGACAAATGGTACGGTCATTCGGTAAGAAAGATTCATTAG
- a CDS encoding endonuclease IV encodes MSIQFLQQLLQSTDKEIVEIARHEGFTITTSEVKKLRPYLEQFSFSWLFLGVPKDILVEVEAILGRKRSRQLIALFTK; translated from the coding sequence TTGAGTATACAATTTTTACAGCAATTGCTTCAAAGCACTGATAAGGAAATTGTTGAAATTGCCCGACATGAAGGGTTTACTATTACAACTTCTGAAGTTAAAAAGCTTCGACCTTATTTGGAGCAATTCTCATTTTCTTGGCTTTTTTTAGGTGTGCCTAAAGATATTCTTGTAGAGGTTGAGGCAATTTTAGGAAGAAAGCGCTCTCGTCAACTTATCGCATTGTTTACAAAATAA
- a CDS encoding deoxyribonuclease IV encodes MLLGSHVSMSGKEMLLGSSKEALSYGANTFMIYTGAPQNTRRKAIADLNIEKGLLHMKEHGMTNIVVHAPYIINIANTTKPETFRLGVDFLQSEIERTAALEATQIVLHPGAHVGAGADAGIAKIIEGLNEVLAQDYPVQIALETMAGKGTECGRSFEELAQIIDGVTHNERLSVCFDTCHTHDAGYNIVEDFDGVLNEFDKIIGVDRIKVLHINDSKNVQGAGKDRHENIGFGHIGFDALNYVVHHPQLMAIPKILETPFVPLNSDAKSKVAPYKAEIDMLRSGTFKPELIEALKG; translated from the coding sequence ATGCTACTTGGCTCACATGTTTCAATGAGTGGCAAGGAGATGCTACTTGGCTCTAGTAAAGAGGCGCTATCGTATGGCGCAAATACCTTTATGATTTATACGGGAGCACCACAAAATACACGTCGTAAGGCGATTGCTGATCTTAATATTGAAAAAGGGCTTCTTCATATGAAGGAGCATGGTATGACAAATATTGTTGTCCACGCACCCTATATTATTAATATTGCGAATACGACAAAGCCTGAAACATTTCGTCTTGGTGTAGATTTTTTACAATCTGAAATTGAGCGTACAGCTGCATTAGAGGCAACGCAAATTGTCTTACATCCTGGTGCACATGTCGGCGCTGGTGCGGATGCAGGGATTGCCAAAATTATCGAAGGCTTAAACGAAGTATTAGCGCAGGATTATCCCGTTCAAATCGCCTTAGAAACGATGGCAGGGAAGGGGACAGAATGCGGACGCTCCTTTGAAGAGCTGGCGCAAATTATTGATGGTGTGACACATAATGAGCGTCTTTCCGTCTGCTTTGATACTTGTCATACACATGATGCTGGCTATAATATTGTAGAGGATTTTGATGGCGTCCTAAATGAATTCGATAAAATAATCGGCGTTGATCGCATTAAAGTGCTGCATATTAATGATTCTAAAAATGTGCAAGGTGCAGGAAAAGACCGTCATGAAAATATTGGATTTGGTCATATTGGCTTTGATGCATTAAACTATGTTGTCCATCATCCACAGCTAATGGCTATTCCGAAAATATTAGAAACACCATTTGTCCCGCTAAATAGTGATGCAAAATCTAAGGTAGCTCCATATAAAGCTGAAATTGATATGCTGCGAAGCGGTACATTTAAGCCTGAGCTTATTGAAGCATTAAAAGGTTAA
- a CDS encoding DEAD/DEAH box helicase: MSKYTDYNFQPFLQDAIAKLGFTEPTPIQKEIIPLVLKGKSAIGQAHTGTGKTHSFLIPIVQRIDAEKQEVQAVITSPTRELAQQIFDALQQLIEGTAIQAKLFIGGTDKQRSIDKLKTQPQIVVGTPGRIRDLVAAQALFVHTAPILVVDEADLAFDMGFIEDIDGFAAQMPEKLEMFVFSATIPEKLQPFLKKYMEAPIHIHMNDKRPVAEGIDFVLVPVRSKSRNKRLLEVIEGINPFLAVIFTNTRKTAEHVANYLNEHGIRCGQIHGDLSPRDRKKMMKQIRDLDYQYIVATDLAARGIDIQGISHVINYEIPEDLEFFIHRVGRTARAGNKGTAITLFEPSDEDALARVEKMGIPFVQKDVKNGEWSELKDRHARKNRVKHENEIDVKAKALVRKPKKVKPGYKRNMKWEMEKIKKRERRLKARGKK, translated from the coding sequence ATGTCAAAATATACCGATTATAATTTTCAGCCATTTTTACAGGACGCCATTGCAAAACTTGGCTTTACAGAACCAACACCTATTCAAAAGGAGATTATTCCACTTGTCTTAAAAGGGAAAAGTGCCATTGGACAGGCACATACAGGAACAGGGAAAACGCATAGCTTTTTAATTCCGATTGTGCAGCGTATTGATGCAGAAAAGCAGGAAGTACAGGCTGTGATTACTTCTCCTACACGTGAGCTTGCACAGCAAATCTTTGATGCGTTACAGCAATTAATAGAAGGAACAGCAATTCAGGCAAAGCTATTTATTGGAGGAACAGATAAACAACGCTCCATTGACAAGCTAAAAACACAGCCGCAAATTGTTGTTGGCACACCTGGCCGTATTCGTGACCTTGTGGCAGCACAGGCATTATTTGTGCATACAGCGCCAATTTTAGTGGTGGATGAGGCTGATTTAGCCTTTGATATGGGCTTTATTGAAGATATTGACGGCTTTGCTGCTCAAATGCCTGAGAAGCTTGAAATGTTTGTATTTTCAGCAACCATTCCTGAAAAGCTACAGCCCTTCCTAAAAAAATATATGGAAGCACCTATTCATATTCATATGAATGATAAACGACCAGTCGCAGAAGGCATCGACTTTGTACTTGTCCCAGTACGCTCTAAATCTCGCAATAAACGTTTATTGGAAGTAATTGAAGGCATCAACCCATTCCTAGCAGTTATTTTTACAAATACGCGTAAAACGGCAGAGCATGTTGCTAATTACTTAAACGAGCATGGGATTCGCTGCGGACAAATCCATGGCGATTTAAGCCCGCGCGACCGTAAAAAGATGATGAAGCAAATACGTGATCTTGACTACCAATATATTGTAGCAACGGATTTAGCAGCACGTGGTATTGATATTCAAGGAATTTCACATGTTATTAACTATGAAATCCCAGAGGACCTAGAATTCTTTATTCACCGTGTTGGGCGTACAGCACGTGCAGGCAATAAAGGAACAGCTATTACATTGTTTGAGCCATCGGATGAGGATGCATTAGCGCGTGTGGAAAAAATGGGGATTCCATTTGTTCAAAAGGATGTAAAAAATGGGGAATGGTCGGAATTAAAGGATCGTCATGCCCGTAAAAACCGTGTGAAGCATGAGAATGAAATTGATGTAAAAGCGAAAGCATTAGTACGTAAGCCTAAAAAAGTAAAGCCAGGCTATAAACGTAATATGAAATGGGAAATGGAAAAAATTAAAAAGCGTGAGCGTCGCTTAAAAGCACGTGGTAAAAAATAA